Proteins from one Rosa chinensis cultivar Old Blush chromosome 7, RchiOBHm-V2, whole genome shotgun sequence genomic window:
- the LOC112176913 gene encoding squamous cell carcinoma antigen recognized by T-cells 3 isoform X1, with translation MQQNPHSSAAREREKKNPIEIKSEMEEETLNPEPETLTLQENNNGDQPMLDAADQNPNSSSSDSDSDSGSGSDDEDQAQQNLEIQTLEAELATNPSNYDAHVQYIQILRKMADIEKLRRAREAMSMLLPLTPSMWQDWAKDELAMGSGPETFSTVEKLYEQGVSDYLSISLWRDYLNFVRENDPSVKESSPAGISKERDLFERALTAAGLHVSEGNKIWEAYREFEQAICDTIDGTDTQQAREKQIQRIRVIFQRQLSVPHVNMRSTLLAYKAWEMEQGTIVDTGFSDQDGISSHVAAAYQKALEIYNARVHFEEQISQHDMPEIERLEKFMNYLKFEQSSGDPARVQVLYERAIAEFPIASQLWLDYTSYLDKTLKVGRIISNVYSRAVKNCPWVGELWVRYLLSLERGHASEKEIAAVFYKSQQCTFSTLDEYVELFLTRIDGLRRRLSCPVEGEHALDYSLFRDTFQSASDYLSPQMKNTDVLLRLYAYWARLELHLGKDLVAARGVWESLLKISGTMMEAWLGYIAMEIESGHVNEARSIYRRCYGKKFSGTGSEDICYLWLRFEREFGSLDDFDYAERKVAPRLQELQLLRSKQESKLTEERENSLKKNVREKRKQASDVSDEQPPAKRQKDATQKQKKVHGKDYEVQNKAEQNEGKEMKAKGAKDVQNEMKEPVLEKTKVYADQCTAFVSNLSLKANNEHLHQFFSDVGGVVAIRILKDKFTGNSRVSLSLSAGLAYVDFSDDAHLAAAIAKNKQTLLDRKLSIARSNPKRGKKEHGHTDQTGAASGSGETSNEPRARQGSDSAIKRKNTFAVPRNVAALGWITNKPKTQDPDDEKPKSNDEFRNMFLKG, from the exons ATGCAACAAAACCCACACTCCAGtgcagcgagagagagagagaagaaaaaccCAATAGAAATCAAATCAGAGATGGAGGAAGAAACCCTAAATCCTGAACCAGAGACCTTGACTTTGCAAGAGAACAACAATGGAGACCAACCCATGCTGGATGCCGCTGACCAAAATCCTAACTCCTCCAGCTCCGATTCTGATTCCGACTCCGGCTCCGGCTCCGATGACGAAGACCAAGCCCAGCAAAACCTGGAGATTCAAACACTCGAAGCCGAGCTCGCAACCAACCCCTCCAACTACGATGCCCATGTCCAA TACATTCAGATTCTGAGGAAAATGGCTGACATTGAAAAGCTGAGGCGAGCGAGGGAAGCTATGAGTATGCTGTTGCCTTTAACCCCCTCTATGTGGCAGGATTGGGCTAAGGACGAACTTGCTATGGGCTCCGG ACCCGAGACGTTTTCTACAGTTGAAAAGCTTTATGAGCAAGGAGTCTCTGATTATCTG TCCATCTCTCTTTGGCGAGACTACTTAAATTTTGTCCGAGAAAATGATCCGTCAGTAAAAGAATCTTCACCTGCTGGTATTTCGAAGGAAAGAGATTTATTTGAGCGTGCTCTTACTGCAGCTGGTTTGCATGTATCTGAAGGCAATAAGATATGGGAAGCTTACAGGGAGTTTGAGCAAGCTATATGTGATACTATCGATGGGACTGACACTCAG CAGGCAAGAGAGAAGCAAATTCAGCGCATTCGTGTTATATTCCAACGTCAGCTATCAGTTCCCCATGTTAATATGAGATCAACACTTTTGGCTTACAAGGCATGGGAGATGGAACAAGGAACCATTGTTGACACTGGCTTCAGTGATCAGGATGGTATTTCATCTCATGTTgccgcagcataccaaaagGCATTGGAAATTTATAATGCCCGTGTTCATTTTGAAGAACAAATCAGTCAGCATGATATGCCTGAGATAGAAAGACTGGAAAAGTTCATG AACTACTTGAAATTCGAGCAATCTTCTGGAGATCCTGCCCGTGTTCAAGTGTTGTATGAACGGGCTATTGCTGAGTTTCCTATAGCCAGTCAGCTCTGGCTTGATTATACTTCCTATTTGGACAAAACTTTGAAG GTTGGCAGAATTATAAGCAACGTTTATTCTAGGGCTGTAAAGAATTGCCCCTGGGTTGGAGAACTTTGGGTCAGATATTTGCTTTCCTTGGAGCGTGGCCATGCTTCTGAGAAAGAGATTGCAGCT GTGTTTTACAAGTCCCAGCAATGCACCTTTTCAACCCTTGATGAG TACGTGGAGTTGTTTCTCACCCGCATAGATGGCTTAAGACGAAGACTATCATGCCCCGTTGAAGGAGAGCACGCCTTGGATTATTCATTGTTCAGGGATACATTTCAG TCTGCATCGGATTACCTATCACCACAGATGAAGAACACAGATGTCCTGTTACGTTTGTATGCTTATTGGGCCCGCCTAGAGCTACATCTGGGAAAAGATTTAGTTGCTGCTCGGGGGGTTTGGGAAAGTTTACTGAAGATCAG TGGTACGATGATGGAAGCCTGGCTAGGTTATATAGCAATGGAAATTGAATCGGGCCATGTGAATGAAGCTCGGTCCATATATAGGAGATGCTACGGTAAAAAATTTTCCGGCACTGGTTCAGAG GACATTTGCTACTTGTGGTTGCGCTTTGAGAGGGAGTTTGGGTCGTTGGATGATTTCGACTATGCAGAACGTAAG GTTGCTCCCCGTCTGCAAGAGCTTCAACTATTAAGGTCCAAGCAAGAATCCAAATTGACTGAAGAGAGGGAGAATTCTCTAAAAAAGAATGTGCGTGAGAAGAGAAAGCAAGCTTCAGATGTAAGTGATGAACAACCTCCAGCAAAGAGGCAAAAGGATGCAactcaaaagcaaaagaaagtgCATGGGAAGGATTATGAGGTGCAGAACAAAGCTGAACAAAATGAAGGGAAAGAGATGAAAGCCAAGGGGGCCAAAGATGTACAAAATGAGATGAAAGAGCCTGTTCTAGAGAAAACAAAAGTATACGCTGACCAATGCACTGCTTTTGTATCAAACCTTAGCTTAAAG GCAAATAATGAACATCTTCATCAGTTCTTCAGTGATGTTGGAGGAGTTGTTGCTATTCGAATACTGAAGGACAAGTTCACTGGAAATTCaagggtctctctctctctctcagct GGACTAGCATATGTGGACTTCTCAGATGATGCACACCTTGCTGCAGCCATAGCAAAAAATAAACAGACACTCCTAGACAGGAAGCTGAGCATTGCACGATCAAATCCAAAGCGTGGCAAGAAAGAACATG GGCACACTGATCAAACTGGGGCAGCCAGTGGATCTGGTGAGACCTCCAATGAACCTAGAGCACGCCAAGGAAGCGACAGTGCGATTAAGAGGAAGAACACATTTGCGGTTCCGAGGAATGTTGCTGCACTTGGTTGGATCACGAATAAGCCAAAAACTCAGGATCCAGATGATGAAAAGCCAAAATCTAATGATGAGTTCAGAAACATGTTCCTGAAAGGTTAG
- the LOC112176913 gene encoding squamous cell carcinoma antigen recognized by T-cells 3 isoform X3 — MQQNPHSSAAREREKKNPIEIKSEMEEETLNPEPETLTLQENNNGDQPMLDAADQNPNSSSSDSDSDSGSGSDDEDQAQQNLEIQTLEAELATNPSNYDAHVQYIQILRKMADIEKLRRAREAMSMLLPLTPSMWQDWAKDELAMGSGPETFSTVEKLYEQGVSDYLSISLWRDYLNFVRENDPSVKESSPAGISKERDLFERALTAAGLHVSEGNKIWEAYREFEQAICDTIDGTDTQQAREKQIQRIRVIFQRQLSVPHVNMRSTLLAYKAWEMEQGTIVDTGFSDQDGISSHVAAAYQKALEIYNARVHFEEQISQHDMPEIERLEKFMNYLKFEQSSGDPARVQVLYERAIAEFPIASQLWLDYTSYLDKTLKVGRIISNVYSRAVKNCPWVGELWVRYLLSLERGHASEKEIAAVFYKSQQCTFSTLDEYVELFLTRIDGLRRRLSCPVEGEHALDYSLFRDTFQSASDYLSPQMKNTDVLLRLYAYWARLELHLGKDLVAARGVWESLLKISGTMMEAWLGYIAMEIESGHVNEARSIYRRCYGKKFSGTGSEDICYLWLRFEREFGSLDDFDYAERKVAPRLQELQLLRSKQESKLTEERENSLKKNVREKRKQASDVSDEQPPAKRQKDATQKQKKVHGKDYEVQNKAEQNEGKEMKAKGAKDVQNEMKEPVLEKTKVYADQCTAFVSNLSLKANNEHLHQFFSDVGGVVAIRILKDKFTGNSRGLAYVDFSDDAHLAAAIAKNKQTLLDRKLSIARSNPKRGKKEHGHTDQTGAASGSGETSNEPRARQGSDSAIKRKNTFAVPRNVAALGWITNKPKTQDPDDEKPKSNDEFRNMFLKG; from the exons ATGCAACAAAACCCACACTCCAGtgcagcgagagagagagagaagaaaaaccCAATAGAAATCAAATCAGAGATGGAGGAAGAAACCCTAAATCCTGAACCAGAGACCTTGACTTTGCAAGAGAACAACAATGGAGACCAACCCATGCTGGATGCCGCTGACCAAAATCCTAACTCCTCCAGCTCCGATTCTGATTCCGACTCCGGCTCCGGCTCCGATGACGAAGACCAAGCCCAGCAAAACCTGGAGATTCAAACACTCGAAGCCGAGCTCGCAACCAACCCCTCCAACTACGATGCCCATGTCCAA TACATTCAGATTCTGAGGAAAATGGCTGACATTGAAAAGCTGAGGCGAGCGAGGGAAGCTATGAGTATGCTGTTGCCTTTAACCCCCTCTATGTGGCAGGATTGGGCTAAGGACGAACTTGCTATGGGCTCCGG ACCCGAGACGTTTTCTACAGTTGAAAAGCTTTATGAGCAAGGAGTCTCTGATTATCTG TCCATCTCTCTTTGGCGAGACTACTTAAATTTTGTCCGAGAAAATGATCCGTCAGTAAAAGAATCTTCACCTGCTGGTATTTCGAAGGAAAGAGATTTATTTGAGCGTGCTCTTACTGCAGCTGGTTTGCATGTATCTGAAGGCAATAAGATATGGGAAGCTTACAGGGAGTTTGAGCAAGCTATATGTGATACTATCGATGGGACTGACACTCAG CAGGCAAGAGAGAAGCAAATTCAGCGCATTCGTGTTATATTCCAACGTCAGCTATCAGTTCCCCATGTTAATATGAGATCAACACTTTTGGCTTACAAGGCATGGGAGATGGAACAAGGAACCATTGTTGACACTGGCTTCAGTGATCAGGATGGTATTTCATCTCATGTTgccgcagcataccaaaagGCATTGGAAATTTATAATGCCCGTGTTCATTTTGAAGAACAAATCAGTCAGCATGATATGCCTGAGATAGAAAGACTGGAAAAGTTCATG AACTACTTGAAATTCGAGCAATCTTCTGGAGATCCTGCCCGTGTTCAAGTGTTGTATGAACGGGCTATTGCTGAGTTTCCTATAGCCAGTCAGCTCTGGCTTGATTATACTTCCTATTTGGACAAAACTTTGAAG GTTGGCAGAATTATAAGCAACGTTTATTCTAGGGCTGTAAAGAATTGCCCCTGGGTTGGAGAACTTTGGGTCAGATATTTGCTTTCCTTGGAGCGTGGCCATGCTTCTGAGAAAGAGATTGCAGCT GTGTTTTACAAGTCCCAGCAATGCACCTTTTCAACCCTTGATGAG TACGTGGAGTTGTTTCTCACCCGCATAGATGGCTTAAGACGAAGACTATCATGCCCCGTTGAAGGAGAGCACGCCTTGGATTATTCATTGTTCAGGGATACATTTCAG TCTGCATCGGATTACCTATCACCACAGATGAAGAACACAGATGTCCTGTTACGTTTGTATGCTTATTGGGCCCGCCTAGAGCTACATCTGGGAAAAGATTTAGTTGCTGCTCGGGGGGTTTGGGAAAGTTTACTGAAGATCAG TGGTACGATGATGGAAGCCTGGCTAGGTTATATAGCAATGGAAATTGAATCGGGCCATGTGAATGAAGCTCGGTCCATATATAGGAGATGCTACGGTAAAAAATTTTCCGGCACTGGTTCAGAG GACATTTGCTACTTGTGGTTGCGCTTTGAGAGGGAGTTTGGGTCGTTGGATGATTTCGACTATGCAGAACGTAAG GTTGCTCCCCGTCTGCAAGAGCTTCAACTATTAAGGTCCAAGCAAGAATCCAAATTGACTGAAGAGAGGGAGAATTCTCTAAAAAAGAATGTGCGTGAGAAGAGAAAGCAAGCTTCAGATGTAAGTGATGAACAACCTCCAGCAAAGAGGCAAAAGGATGCAactcaaaagcaaaagaaagtgCATGGGAAGGATTATGAGGTGCAGAACAAAGCTGAACAAAATGAAGGGAAAGAGATGAAAGCCAAGGGGGCCAAAGATGTACAAAATGAGATGAAAGAGCCTGTTCTAGAGAAAACAAAAGTATACGCTGACCAATGCACTGCTTTTGTATCAAACCTTAGCTTAAAG GCAAATAATGAACATCTTCATCAGTTCTTCAGTGATGTTGGAGGAGTTGTTGCTATTCGAATACTGAAGGACAAGTTCACTGGAAATTCaagg GGACTAGCATATGTGGACTTCTCAGATGATGCACACCTTGCTGCAGCCATAGCAAAAAATAAACAGACACTCCTAGACAGGAAGCTGAGCATTGCACGATCAAATCCAAAGCGTGGCAAGAAAGAACATG GGCACACTGATCAAACTGGGGCAGCCAGTGGATCTGGTGAGACCTCCAATGAACCTAGAGCACGCCAAGGAAGCGACAGTGCGATTAAGAGGAAGAACACATTTGCGGTTCCGAGGAATGTTGCTGCACTTGGTTGGATCACGAATAAGCCAAAAACTCAGGATCCAGATGATGAAAAGCCAAAATCTAATGATGAGTTCAGAAACATGTTCCTGAAAGGTTAG
- the LOC112176913 gene encoding squamous cell carcinoma antigen recognized by T-cells 3 isoform X4, whose translation MQQNPHSSAAREREKKNPIEIKSEMEEETLNPEPETLTLQENNNGDQPMLDAADQNPNSSSSDSDSDSGSGSDDEDQAQQNLEIQTLEAELATNPSNYDAHVQYIQILRKMADIEKLRRAREAMSMLLPLTPSMWQDWAKDELAMGSGPETFSTVEKLYEQGVSDYLSISLWRDYLNFVRENDPSVKESSPAGISKERDLFERALTAAGLHVSEGNKIWEAYREFEQAICDTIDGTDTQAREKQIQRIRVIFQRQLSVPHVNMRSTLLAYKAWEMEQGTIVDTGFSDQDGISSHVAAAYQKALEIYNARVHFEEQISQHDMPEIERLEKFMNYLKFEQSSGDPARVQVLYERAIAEFPIASQLWLDYTSYLDKTLKVGRIISNVYSRAVKNCPWVGELWVRYLLSLERGHASEKEIAAVFYKSQQCTFSTLDEYVELFLTRIDGLRRRLSCPVEGEHALDYSLFRDTFQSASDYLSPQMKNTDVLLRLYAYWARLELHLGKDLVAARGVWESLLKISGTMMEAWLGYIAMEIESGHVNEARSIYRRCYGKKFSGTGSEDICYLWLRFEREFGSLDDFDYAERKVAPRLQELQLLRSKQESKLTEERENSLKKNVREKRKQASDVSDEQPPAKRQKDATQKQKKVHGKDYEVQNKAEQNEGKEMKAKGAKDVQNEMKEPVLEKTKVYADQCTAFVSNLSLKANNEHLHQFFSDVGGVVAIRILKDKFTGNSRGLAYVDFSDDAHLAAAIAKNKQTLLDRKLSIARSNPKRGKKEHGHTDQTGAASGSGETSNEPRARQGSDSAIKRKNTFAVPRNVAALGWITNKPKTQDPDDEKPKSNDEFRNMFLKG comes from the exons ATGCAACAAAACCCACACTCCAGtgcagcgagagagagagagaagaaaaaccCAATAGAAATCAAATCAGAGATGGAGGAAGAAACCCTAAATCCTGAACCAGAGACCTTGACTTTGCAAGAGAACAACAATGGAGACCAACCCATGCTGGATGCCGCTGACCAAAATCCTAACTCCTCCAGCTCCGATTCTGATTCCGACTCCGGCTCCGGCTCCGATGACGAAGACCAAGCCCAGCAAAACCTGGAGATTCAAACACTCGAAGCCGAGCTCGCAACCAACCCCTCCAACTACGATGCCCATGTCCAA TACATTCAGATTCTGAGGAAAATGGCTGACATTGAAAAGCTGAGGCGAGCGAGGGAAGCTATGAGTATGCTGTTGCCTTTAACCCCCTCTATGTGGCAGGATTGGGCTAAGGACGAACTTGCTATGGGCTCCGG ACCCGAGACGTTTTCTACAGTTGAAAAGCTTTATGAGCAAGGAGTCTCTGATTATCTG TCCATCTCTCTTTGGCGAGACTACTTAAATTTTGTCCGAGAAAATGATCCGTCAGTAAAAGAATCTTCACCTGCTGGTATTTCGAAGGAAAGAGATTTATTTGAGCGTGCTCTTACTGCAGCTGGTTTGCATGTATCTGAAGGCAATAAGATATGGGAAGCTTACAGGGAGTTTGAGCAAGCTATATGTGATACTATCGATGGGACTGACACTCAG GCAAGAGAGAAGCAAATTCAGCGCATTCGTGTTATATTCCAACGTCAGCTATCAGTTCCCCATGTTAATATGAGATCAACACTTTTGGCTTACAAGGCATGGGAGATGGAACAAGGAACCATTGTTGACACTGGCTTCAGTGATCAGGATGGTATTTCATCTCATGTTgccgcagcataccaaaagGCATTGGAAATTTATAATGCCCGTGTTCATTTTGAAGAACAAATCAGTCAGCATGATATGCCTGAGATAGAAAGACTGGAAAAGTTCATG AACTACTTGAAATTCGAGCAATCTTCTGGAGATCCTGCCCGTGTTCAAGTGTTGTATGAACGGGCTATTGCTGAGTTTCCTATAGCCAGTCAGCTCTGGCTTGATTATACTTCCTATTTGGACAAAACTTTGAAG GTTGGCAGAATTATAAGCAACGTTTATTCTAGGGCTGTAAAGAATTGCCCCTGGGTTGGAGAACTTTGGGTCAGATATTTGCTTTCCTTGGAGCGTGGCCATGCTTCTGAGAAAGAGATTGCAGCT GTGTTTTACAAGTCCCAGCAATGCACCTTTTCAACCCTTGATGAG TACGTGGAGTTGTTTCTCACCCGCATAGATGGCTTAAGACGAAGACTATCATGCCCCGTTGAAGGAGAGCACGCCTTGGATTATTCATTGTTCAGGGATACATTTCAG TCTGCATCGGATTACCTATCACCACAGATGAAGAACACAGATGTCCTGTTACGTTTGTATGCTTATTGGGCCCGCCTAGAGCTACATCTGGGAAAAGATTTAGTTGCTGCTCGGGGGGTTTGGGAAAGTTTACTGAAGATCAG TGGTACGATGATGGAAGCCTGGCTAGGTTATATAGCAATGGAAATTGAATCGGGCCATGTGAATGAAGCTCGGTCCATATATAGGAGATGCTACGGTAAAAAATTTTCCGGCACTGGTTCAGAG GACATTTGCTACTTGTGGTTGCGCTTTGAGAGGGAGTTTGGGTCGTTGGATGATTTCGACTATGCAGAACGTAAG GTTGCTCCCCGTCTGCAAGAGCTTCAACTATTAAGGTCCAAGCAAGAATCCAAATTGACTGAAGAGAGGGAGAATTCTCTAAAAAAGAATGTGCGTGAGAAGAGAAAGCAAGCTTCAGATGTAAGTGATGAACAACCTCCAGCAAAGAGGCAAAAGGATGCAactcaaaagcaaaagaaagtgCATGGGAAGGATTATGAGGTGCAGAACAAAGCTGAACAAAATGAAGGGAAAGAGATGAAAGCCAAGGGGGCCAAAGATGTACAAAATGAGATGAAAGAGCCTGTTCTAGAGAAAACAAAAGTATACGCTGACCAATGCACTGCTTTTGTATCAAACCTTAGCTTAAAG GCAAATAATGAACATCTTCATCAGTTCTTCAGTGATGTTGGAGGAGTTGTTGCTATTCGAATACTGAAGGACAAGTTCACTGGAAATTCaagg GGACTAGCATATGTGGACTTCTCAGATGATGCACACCTTGCTGCAGCCATAGCAAAAAATAAACAGACACTCCTAGACAGGAAGCTGAGCATTGCACGATCAAATCCAAAGCGTGGCAAGAAAGAACATG GGCACACTGATCAAACTGGGGCAGCCAGTGGATCTGGTGAGACCTCCAATGAACCTAGAGCACGCCAAGGAAGCGACAGTGCGATTAAGAGGAAGAACACATTTGCGGTTCCGAGGAATGTTGCTGCACTTGGTTGGATCACGAATAAGCCAAAAACTCAGGATCCAGATGATGAAAAGCCAAAATCTAATGATGAGTTCAGAAACATGTTCCTGAAAGGTTAG
- the LOC112175308 gene encoding uncharacterized protein LOC112175308, which translates to MLGGSSASPLLAHDFAIRFCFTTPDIISVAPNIGSLHVNCFSQNLNRATCAPSISKKKWVLHSTAKFENVTLTDDDRKTLEACRDALSALSISNEEGDKILGKAFGLIHSPYWGEERKNKVPKFEIVCEKMDYLRSLNLSSDDLGKLLKKFPEVLGCNLEHELKTNVQVLEKEWGIKGKSLRNLLLRNPRVLGYNVDCKGDCMAQCTRCWVRF; encoded by the exons ATGCTCGGAGGATCCTCAGCCTCTCCATTGCTAGCCCATGATTTTGCAATACGCTTTTGCTTTACCACT CCCGATATTATAAGTGTTGCACCAAATATCGGATCTCTACATGTGAATTGTTTTTCACAAAATCTGAATAGAGCAACTTGTGCACCAAGTATTTCTAAGAAGAAATGGGTATTGCATTCAACTGCAAAATTTGAAAATGTGACTTTGACTGATGACGACAGGAAGACATTAGAAGCATGTCGTGATGCTTTGTCTGCATTGAGTATCAGTAATGAAGAGGGAGACAAGATACTTGGGAAAGCTTTTGGTCTGATTCATTCACCCTACTGgggtgaagaaagaaaaaacaaagttcCAAAATTTGAGATTGTATGCGAAAAGATGGACTACCTTAGGAGTTTAAACCTGTCTAGCGATGATCTGGGTAAGTTGCTTAAAAAATTTCCAGAAGTTCTTGGATGTAACCTTGAACATGAGCTGAAAACCAATGTCCAAGTTTTGGAAAAGGAATGGGGAATAAAAGGAAAATCTCTTCGAAATCTCCTCCTTCGAAATCCAAGGGTGTTGGGTTACAATGTTGATTGTAAGGGAGATTGTATGGCACAATGCACCCGTTGCTGGGTTCGATTTTAG
- the LOC112176913 gene encoding squamous cell carcinoma antigen recognized by T-cells 3 isoform X2, which produces MQQNPHSSAAREREKKNPIEIKSEMEEETLNPEPETLTLQENNNGDQPMLDAADQNPNSSSSDSDSDSGSGSDDEDQAQQNLEIQTLEAELATNPSNYDAHVQYIQILRKMADIEKLRRAREAMSMLLPLTPSMWQDWAKDELAMGSGPETFSTVEKLYEQGVSDYLSISLWRDYLNFVRENDPSVKESSPAGISKERDLFERALTAAGLHVSEGNKIWEAYREFEQAICDTIDGTDTQAREKQIQRIRVIFQRQLSVPHVNMRSTLLAYKAWEMEQGTIVDTGFSDQDGISSHVAAAYQKALEIYNARVHFEEQISQHDMPEIERLEKFMNYLKFEQSSGDPARVQVLYERAIAEFPIASQLWLDYTSYLDKTLKVGRIISNVYSRAVKNCPWVGELWVRYLLSLERGHASEKEIAAVFYKSQQCTFSTLDEYVELFLTRIDGLRRRLSCPVEGEHALDYSLFRDTFQSASDYLSPQMKNTDVLLRLYAYWARLELHLGKDLVAARGVWESLLKISGTMMEAWLGYIAMEIESGHVNEARSIYRRCYGKKFSGTGSEDICYLWLRFEREFGSLDDFDYAERKVAPRLQELQLLRSKQESKLTEERENSLKKNVREKRKQASDVSDEQPPAKRQKDATQKQKKVHGKDYEVQNKAEQNEGKEMKAKGAKDVQNEMKEPVLEKTKVYADQCTAFVSNLSLKANNEHLHQFFSDVGGVVAIRILKDKFTGNSRVSLSLSAGLAYVDFSDDAHLAAAIAKNKQTLLDRKLSIARSNPKRGKKEHGHTDQTGAASGSGETSNEPRARQGSDSAIKRKNTFAVPRNVAALGWITNKPKTQDPDDEKPKSNDEFRNMFLKG; this is translated from the exons ATGCAACAAAACCCACACTCCAGtgcagcgagagagagagagaagaaaaaccCAATAGAAATCAAATCAGAGATGGAGGAAGAAACCCTAAATCCTGAACCAGAGACCTTGACTTTGCAAGAGAACAACAATGGAGACCAACCCATGCTGGATGCCGCTGACCAAAATCCTAACTCCTCCAGCTCCGATTCTGATTCCGACTCCGGCTCCGGCTCCGATGACGAAGACCAAGCCCAGCAAAACCTGGAGATTCAAACACTCGAAGCCGAGCTCGCAACCAACCCCTCCAACTACGATGCCCATGTCCAA TACATTCAGATTCTGAGGAAAATGGCTGACATTGAAAAGCTGAGGCGAGCGAGGGAAGCTATGAGTATGCTGTTGCCTTTAACCCCCTCTATGTGGCAGGATTGGGCTAAGGACGAACTTGCTATGGGCTCCGG ACCCGAGACGTTTTCTACAGTTGAAAAGCTTTATGAGCAAGGAGTCTCTGATTATCTG TCCATCTCTCTTTGGCGAGACTACTTAAATTTTGTCCGAGAAAATGATCCGTCAGTAAAAGAATCTTCACCTGCTGGTATTTCGAAGGAAAGAGATTTATTTGAGCGTGCTCTTACTGCAGCTGGTTTGCATGTATCTGAAGGCAATAAGATATGGGAAGCTTACAGGGAGTTTGAGCAAGCTATATGTGATACTATCGATGGGACTGACACTCAG GCAAGAGAGAAGCAAATTCAGCGCATTCGTGTTATATTCCAACGTCAGCTATCAGTTCCCCATGTTAATATGAGATCAACACTTTTGGCTTACAAGGCATGGGAGATGGAACAAGGAACCATTGTTGACACTGGCTTCAGTGATCAGGATGGTATTTCATCTCATGTTgccgcagcataccaaaagGCATTGGAAATTTATAATGCCCGTGTTCATTTTGAAGAACAAATCAGTCAGCATGATATGCCTGAGATAGAAAGACTGGAAAAGTTCATG AACTACTTGAAATTCGAGCAATCTTCTGGAGATCCTGCCCGTGTTCAAGTGTTGTATGAACGGGCTATTGCTGAGTTTCCTATAGCCAGTCAGCTCTGGCTTGATTATACTTCCTATTTGGACAAAACTTTGAAG GTTGGCAGAATTATAAGCAACGTTTATTCTAGGGCTGTAAAGAATTGCCCCTGGGTTGGAGAACTTTGGGTCAGATATTTGCTTTCCTTGGAGCGTGGCCATGCTTCTGAGAAAGAGATTGCAGCT GTGTTTTACAAGTCCCAGCAATGCACCTTTTCAACCCTTGATGAG TACGTGGAGTTGTTTCTCACCCGCATAGATGGCTTAAGACGAAGACTATCATGCCCCGTTGAAGGAGAGCACGCCTTGGATTATTCATTGTTCAGGGATACATTTCAG TCTGCATCGGATTACCTATCACCACAGATGAAGAACACAGATGTCCTGTTACGTTTGTATGCTTATTGGGCCCGCCTAGAGCTACATCTGGGAAAAGATTTAGTTGCTGCTCGGGGGGTTTGGGAAAGTTTACTGAAGATCAG TGGTACGATGATGGAAGCCTGGCTAGGTTATATAGCAATGGAAATTGAATCGGGCCATGTGAATGAAGCTCGGTCCATATATAGGAGATGCTACGGTAAAAAATTTTCCGGCACTGGTTCAGAG GACATTTGCTACTTGTGGTTGCGCTTTGAGAGGGAGTTTGGGTCGTTGGATGATTTCGACTATGCAGAACGTAAG GTTGCTCCCCGTCTGCAAGAGCTTCAACTATTAAGGTCCAAGCAAGAATCCAAATTGACTGAAGAGAGGGAGAATTCTCTAAAAAAGAATGTGCGTGAGAAGAGAAAGCAAGCTTCAGATGTAAGTGATGAACAACCTCCAGCAAAGAGGCAAAAGGATGCAactcaaaagcaaaagaaagtgCATGGGAAGGATTATGAGGTGCAGAACAAAGCTGAACAAAATGAAGGGAAAGAGATGAAAGCCAAGGGGGCCAAAGATGTACAAAATGAGATGAAAGAGCCTGTTCTAGAGAAAACAAAAGTATACGCTGACCAATGCACTGCTTTTGTATCAAACCTTAGCTTAAAG GCAAATAATGAACATCTTCATCAGTTCTTCAGTGATGTTGGAGGAGTTGTTGCTATTCGAATACTGAAGGACAAGTTCACTGGAAATTCaagggtctctctctctctctcagct GGACTAGCATATGTGGACTTCTCAGATGATGCACACCTTGCTGCAGCCATAGCAAAAAATAAACAGACACTCCTAGACAGGAAGCTGAGCATTGCACGATCAAATCCAAAGCGTGGCAAGAAAGAACATG GGCACACTGATCAAACTGGGGCAGCCAGTGGATCTGGTGAGACCTCCAATGAACCTAGAGCACGCCAAGGAAGCGACAGTGCGATTAAGAGGAAGAACACATTTGCGGTTCCGAGGAATGTTGCTGCACTTGGTTGGATCACGAATAAGCCAAAAACTCAGGATCCAGATGATGAAAAGCCAAAATCTAATGATGAGTTCAGAAACATGTTCCTGAAAGGTTAG